A genome region from Blautia coccoides includes the following:
- a CDS encoding BCCT family transporter, whose amino-acid sequence MKNAETKKHEKGSINKLAFWPAFIGLILLLLIGIFFKEQLASVLNTMLYSMADKIGWVINLFALVCFLFVMYIMISKFGDIKIGGKDAKPEFTKFHWIAMTICGSIGTGLLFWAMGEPLYNFFEPPAYAGCQPGSRDAAIFSISQVMWQWSFVEFALYGACSVAFTVAVYNRHKKLQFNSVLDPVFGRRQWLETLIHGVMIFAMVGGCANSMGVGLMQIGAGLESAFGISQSNLIYLLVAVFIGVMFVIMSVSGIHKGLKYVSTITFFIFCGLLIYVFICGDTAFIGKLSTESFGKILDNWGSKTLVNNTLSDDTWYANWIVQYWASFILYCPVFGMFFCRMAKGRTLREFLVVNVIIPAIFCVTWIGVFGGQTISLQTSGTMDVWAMVQDYGMQATVFQIIKSLPIGNIVQIVFIIAIIGSFTTMADPIASVLATMSVHNLTVDDEAPKKFKIIMGLLITATAYTTVATDGVNAVKAMYVILGAPIMIIVGICIVSYYYIKS is encoded by the coding sequence ATGAAGAATGCAGAAACAAAAAAACATGAAAAGGGTTCGATTAACAAGCTGGCGTTTTGGCCGGCATTTATAGGACTGATATTATTACTGCTTATCGGAATCTTTTTCAAAGAACAGCTGGCTTCTGTTCTTAATACCATGTTGTACAGTATGGCAGATAAAATAGGGTGGGTTATCAATCTGTTCGCGCTGGTATGTTTTTTATTTGTAATGTATATTATGATAAGCAAATTTGGCGATATCAAGATCGGCGGAAAGGACGCTAAGCCGGAGTTTACAAAATTCCACTGGATCGCCATGACGATCTGCGGAAGTATTGGTACAGGGCTGCTGTTCTGGGCCATGGGGGAACCGTTATATAACTTTTTTGAGCCGCCTGCATATGCCGGCTGCCAGCCGGGATCTCGTGATGCTGCGATTTTCTCGATCTCACAGGTTATGTGGCAGTGGTCTTTTGTTGAATTTGCTCTTTATGGAGCCTGTTCTGTTGCATTTACGGTTGCTGTCTACAACCGACATAAAAAGCTTCAGTTCAACTCCGTATTAGACCCTGTATTCGGCCGGCGCCAATGGCTGGAAACCCTCATTCACGGAGTTATGATATTTGCCATGGTTGGAGGATGTGCCAACTCCATGGGTGTTGGTTTGATGCAGATCGGAGCGGGATTGGAATCTGCATTCGGAATCAGTCAGTCGAATCTGATCTACTTGTTAGTGGCGGTTTTCATCGGTGTGATGTTTGTCATCATGAGTGTATCGGGGATTCATAAAGGTTTGAAATATGTATCTACCATAACCTTTTTTATTTTCTGCGGCCTTCTGATCTATGTTTTTATCTGTGGTGATACCGCATTTATAGGCAAGCTCTCAACAGAATCCTTTGGAAAAATTTTGGATAACTGGGGCTCCAAAACATTAGTCAACAATACACTTTCAGATGATACATGGTATGCTAACTGGATCGTTCAATACTGGGCTTCCTTCATCCTGTATTGTCCGGTATTCGGAATGTTTTTCTGCAGGATGGCAAAAGGGCGTACGCTCAGAGAGTTCCTGGTTGTCAATGTTATTATTCCGGCGATTTTCTGCGTCACATGGATCGGCGTTTTCGGCGGACAGACCATCAGTCTGCAGACCAGCGGTACTATGGATGTGTGGGCAATGGTTCAGGACTATGGAATGCAGGCGACTGTCTTCCAGATAATCAAGTCGCTGCCTATTGGAAATATTGTGCAGATCGTATTTATCATTGCCATTATTGGCTCCTTTACAACTATGGCAGACCCCATTGCATCTGTTCTCGCCACAATGTCTGTGCATAATCTGACCGTGGATGATGAGGCACCGAAAAAATTTAAGATCATCATGGGTCTGTTGATCACAGCTACCGCTTATACAACGGTTGCAACTGATGGCGTCAATGCGGTAAAGGCCATGTATGTCATACTGGGTGCGCCCATTATGATCATAGTGGGAATTTGTATCGTATCCTACTATTATATAAAGTCATAG
- a CDS encoding LysR family transcriptional regulator, protein MTLQQLRYVASIAEYGSLSKAARELYIAQPSLSKSIAELEKEIQKSLFVRTPRGVLFTDEGTEFLAYARQVLQQMDTLEKRYEIGSVSKHYFTVSSQHYPFASEAFSKVVDSVKDELYEFMYIETQTQDIIDNVKSLKSEVGLLYLSPLNSTVIKRVIKESHLIFEPIFETLPYACMRRDHPLGQKAGLTLSDLAPYPFLSYNQSHSNTYSMSEIILEPFHINKHLIVSDRSSATSLMLHSDAYCITAGSYPGTLHDESWVYIPIYGQGKLTVGQIRNEHMMISKLALRFLEALQEIVGDI, encoded by the coding sequence ATGACATTACAACAATTAAGATATGTGGCCTCCATAGCCGAATATGGTTCACTCAGCAAAGCTGCCCGGGAATTATATATTGCCCAGCCCAGCCTGTCCAAATCCATTGCCGAACTGGAGAAAGAAATCCAAAAATCATTATTTGTCCGTACTCCCCGGGGAGTTCTGTTCACAGATGAGGGTACGGAGTTTCTGGCTTATGCCAGACAGGTACTTCAGCAAATGGATACGTTGGAAAAACGGTATGAGATCGGAAGTGTGAGCAAGCACTATTTTACCGTCAGTTCCCAACATTATCCCTTTGCCTCTGAAGCATTTTCAAAGGTTGTAGATTCCGTAAAAGATGAATTATATGAATTTATGTACATTGAAACCCAGACCCAGGATATCATTGACAATGTCAAGTCTTTGAAAAGTGAAGTGGGGCTTTTATATCTGAGTCCGTTAAACAGCACAGTCATAAAGCGTGTCATAAAAGAATCCCATCTGATCTTTGAACCTATCTTTGAGACTCTGCCCTATGCCTGTATGCGGAGAGATCACCCACTTGGTCAAAAAGCCGGCCTCACCTTATCTGATTTAGCGCCGTATCCTTTTCTCTCCTACAATCAAAGCCACAGTAACACGTATTCCATGTCGGAAATCATACTGGAGCCTTTTCATATTAACAAACATCTGATCGTCTCCGACCGGTCCAGCGCCACAAGCCTGATGCTCCACAGCGACGCCTACTGTATTACGGCGGGATCTTATCCCGGTACCCTGCATGATGAAAGCTGGGTCTATATCCCCATATACGGACAGGGAAAACTCACTGTGGGACAAATTCGCAATGAACATATGATGATCAGTAAACTGGCTCTTCGTTTTTTAGAGGCGCTGCAGGAAATTGTGGGCGACATTTGA
- a CDS encoding phosphotransferase family protein, translated as MNTESSLFREISLEDIKNITYRHLGTREISQARLMEGGLFNTTYHLICGSDNRQVILRLGPVNRHLLLGFEEHLMEAETYVYELFSSHKIPCPRVLASDTTRSLLDRDFMLTEYLDSTVMLKAGLSPEEKMDLHRETGRTAALMHSITSRQFGCIYDCMHGRGFDSWYAFLHHYVSDILERSVRHRAFTRQEAEAILSLFIRRKSLFDQVHTPCLIHTDLWEGNLLLKKNRNSWCLAAVIDADRAIWGDPDFEMASGWIITDSFLDGYKMDKTAFLSPEREERREYYGLVYDLIDTYVGKAEYNQPEQYKNGYNRVMAKIQ; from the coding sequence ATGAATACAGAAAGCAGTCTTTTCCGAGAAATATCCCTGGAAGATATTAAAAATATCACTTACAGACACCTGGGTACCAGGGAAATCAGCCAGGCCAGGCTTATGGAAGGCGGACTTTTCAACACCACCTACCACCTTATATGCGGCAGTGACAACAGACAGGTCATTCTCCGCCTCGGTCCGGTAAACCGGCATCTGCTCCTCGGTTTTGAGGAACATCTGATGGAGGCTGAGACATATGTTTACGAACTTTTTTCAAGCCACAAGATCCCCTGTCCCCGTGTCCTGGCATCCGACACCACACGGAGCCTTCTGGACAGGGATTTCATGCTTACCGAATACCTGGACAGCACAGTTATGCTGAAAGCAGGCCTTTCCCCGGAGGAAAAGATGGATCTCCACAGGGAAACCGGCCGAACTGCCGCCCTTATGCACAGTATCACATCCCGGCAGTTCGGATGTATCTATGACTGTATGCACGGCAGAGGTTTTGATTCCTGGTATGCTTTTCTGCATCACTATGTCTCAGATATTCTGGAACGTTCTGTCCGGCATCGGGCGTTTACCAGGCAGGAAGCAGAGGCCATCCTTTCTCTGTTTATCCGGAGAAAATCCCTCTTTGATCAAGTCCATACCCCCTGCCTCATCCATACAGATCTCTGGGAAGGCAACCTGCTGCTGAAAAAGAACCGGAATTCCTGGTGTCTGGCCGCGGTCATTGATGCTGACCGGGCCATATGGGGAGACCCTGACTTTGAAATGGCTTCCGGCTGGATCATTACAGACAGTTTCCTGGATGGATATAAAATGGACAAAACCGCATTTCTCAGCCCCGAACGAGAAGAACGCAGAGAATACTATGGACTCGTTTATGACCTGATAGACACTTATGTGGGAAAAGCCGAATATAATCAGCCGGAACAATATAAAAACGGATATAACCGAGTCATGGCTAAAATCCAGTGA
- a CDS encoding sensor histidine kinase, with product MKSLLKISRRYILTAVFITVFVVFVNLAAFLYLAYTSMTDEERQEGGLSIRQNMESISSRISGQGEDYVLSQEGYDILKETSFQWAMLLDREGKAVWEYELPGDIPRQFTITDVASFSRWYLEDYPVYVWQHKDGLLVFGCGKDSIVRISTILDGTLMKNAGWNAGLFGVLNLMLLLSLAMGFGYRFYKSLKPVAGGIEALSQKEKVEIPEKGMIDELAAKLNQASEILCQQNRKLEQRDNARTDWIAGVSHDIRTPLALIVGYADELEKDKDLSDAQREKAAVIQRQSLVIRQLISDLNLTSNLEYQAQPLSMIEYSPAELLRECAADYYNQGLDDRYEIELQIGQEEERIRLTGDRGLLLRAFRNLVGNSIRHNPEGCTVYLKMTEEEGNVRILFSDSGPGIPAAVLKVLKHTNTQENSHVHVMGLRIVKQIAEAHGGRVEFVKKERGDGFAVEIHMQGLSL from the coding sequence ATGAAAAGTCTTTTAAAAATCAGCCGCAGGTATATCCTGACAGCTGTATTTATCACTGTTTTTGTGGTGTTTGTCAATCTGGCAGCGTTTCTCTATCTGGCATATACAAGTATGACAGATGAGGAGAGGCAGGAGGGAGGGCTGTCTATACGACAGAATATGGAGAGTATAAGCAGCCGGATATCCGGGCAGGGGGAGGATTATGTACTGTCGCAGGAAGGATATGACATTTTAAAAGAAACATCCTTTCAATGGGCAATGCTTCTTGACCGTGAAGGAAAGGCAGTGTGGGAATATGAGCTTCCCGGGGATATACCAAGGCAGTTTACCATAACAGATGTGGCGTCATTCAGCCGATGGTATCTGGAGGACTATCCGGTCTATGTGTGGCAGCATAAGGATGGACTTTTGGTCTTTGGGTGCGGTAAGGACAGCATTGTGAGGATCAGCACTATTTTAGACGGCACTTTGATGAAGAACGCCGGATGGAATGCGGGGTTATTCGGTGTCCTGAATCTGATGCTGCTTCTAAGTCTGGCTATGGGATTTGGATACCGATTTTATAAATCTTTAAAGCCTGTTGCAGGAGGGATAGAAGCACTTTCCCAAAAAGAGAAAGTGGAGATACCTGAGAAGGGAATGATAGACGAACTGGCAGCAAAACTGAATCAGGCGTCAGAAATCCTCTGTCAGCAGAACAGAAAGCTGGAACAGAGGGATAATGCCAGGACAGACTGGATCGCAGGGGTTTCCCATGATATCAGAACACCCCTTGCATTGATCGTAGGCTATGCGGATGAACTGGAAAAGGACAAAGACCTGTCAGATGCCCAGCGGGAGAAGGCAGCGGTCATACAGCGGCAGAGCCTTGTGATCAGACAGCTCATATCAGATTTGAATCTGACGTCTAATCTGGAATACCAGGCTCAGCCCCTTTCTATGATAGAATATTCTCCGGCAGAACTTTTGAGGGAATGCGCAGCCGATTATTATAACCAGGGCTTGGATGATAGATATGAGATTGAACTGCAAATCGGTCAGGAGGAGGAGCGTATACGTCTGACCGGAGACAGAGGGCTGTTGCTGCGGGCGTTCCGTAATCTGGTGGGAAACAGTATCCGGCATAATCCGGAGGGATGTACGGTTTACTTGAAGATGACTGAAGAAGAAGGAAATGTCAGAATTTTATTTTCAGACAGCGGCCCCGGGATTCCGGCTGCGGTACTCAAGGTGCTGAAACATACCAATACACAGGAAAATTCCCATGTACATGTGATGGGGCTGCGTATTGTCAAACAGATTGCAGAGGCCCATGGGGGCAGAGTGGAGTTTGTGAAGAAAGAGCGGGGAGATGGGTTTGCGGTGGAGATCCATATGCAGGGGTTATCCCTTTAA
- a CDS encoding response regulator transcription factor has product MNLYDCKILLIDDNEELVSMIRGILKKSGFENIYTAGNCGSGLEVFLREEPQLVILDIMLPDGDGFTLFRRLREESQVPILFLSARDEDNDRLFGLGLGADDYITKPFLPQELILRIHAILKRVYFSFVQLPKEEDVLILGKRRVSFENAQVATGGETISLTAKELLLLKKLNQNRGKIVTFDAICQAVWEDSYYGYENTLMVHIRHLREKIEENPSNPVWIQTVRGLGYRLKKEEKQG; this is encoded by the coding sequence ATGAATTTATATGACTGCAAAATTTTATTGATAGATGACAATGAAGAGCTGGTATCTATGATCAGGGGAATTTTGAAAAAGAGCGGGTTTGAGAATATATATACGGCAGGAAACTGCGGCAGCGGGCTGGAAGTGTTTTTAAGGGAGGAACCGCAGCTTGTGATCCTGGATATTATGCTTCCCGATGGGGACGGATTTACTTTGTTCCGCAGACTCAGGGAAGAATCGCAGGTGCCGATTCTTTTTCTTTCCGCCAGGGACGAGGACAATGACCGTTTGTTTGGGCTGGGACTGGGGGCAGATGATTATATTACCAAACCGTTTCTTCCCCAAGAACTGATATTGAGAATACATGCCATACTGAAACGTGTCTACTTTTCATTTGTACAGCTTCCAAAAGAGGAGGACGTACTGATCCTGGGGAAACGCCGCGTCTCTTTTGAGAATGCTCAGGTGGCCACAGGCGGGGAAACCATTTCCCTGACTGCCAAGGAACTGCTTCTGCTTAAAAAACTGAACCAAAACAGAGGAAAGATAGTCACCTTTGACGCAATCTGTCAGGCCGTATGGGAGGATTCCTATTACGGATATGAAAATACACTGATGGTGCATATCCGCCATCTGCGGGAAAAGATAGAGGAGAATCCCTCCAATCCTGTCTGGATCCAGACGGTAAGGGGCCTTGGATACAGACTGAAAAAGGAGGAGAAACAGGGATGA
- a CDS encoding ABC transporter ATP-binding protein, which yields MGIVIETSSLTKQYGKKQVVKDLDLKVPGGCIYGFLGPNGAGKSTTMKMILGLAKPTAGTVTVLGKTVNNRNRLSILKDTGSLIESPSYYGHLSGRENLQIICTLKQVPENAIDEVLQTVRMEKQQYKKVGQYSLGMKQRLGLAAALLGHPRILLLDEPTNGLDPAGIQEMRELICTLPSRYGMTVLVSSHLLSEMDQMATHVGIISKGSLVFQDKLANLHEHSKARMKLRTTDDRQSFLFLKHSGLPVMMEKENLFLSSDRDEDILRAGSILVENKLGILRLEEQQKSLEDIFLNLTGRSISL from the coding sequence ATGGGAATTGTAATAGAAACATCATCCCTTACAAAGCAATATGGAAAAAAACAGGTCGTAAAAGATTTGGACTTAAAAGTGCCGGGCGGCTGTATCTACGGGTTTCTCGGTCCCAACGGTGCCGGCAAATCAACTACCATGAAAATGATTCTGGGCCTGGCAAAGCCCACTGCAGGCACGGTCACAGTCCTGGGAAAAACTGTAAACAACAGGAACCGCCTATCTATTCTAAAAGATACCGGTTCCCTCATAGAATCTCCTTCTTACTACGGACATCTGAGCGGCCGGGAAAATCTGCAGATCATCTGTACCCTGAAACAGGTCCCTGAAAATGCTATAGATGAGGTTCTGCAAACCGTGCGCATGGAAAAACAACAGTATAAGAAGGTGGGTCAATACTCTCTGGGCATGAAACAGCGCCTTGGTCTGGCTGCTGCTCTGCTTGGACATCCCCGGATCCTTCTTCTGGACGAACCCACAAACGGTCTGGACCCTGCCGGTATTCAGGAGATGCGTGAGTTGATCTGTACACTCCCGTCACGTTACGGCATGACCGTCCTTGTTTCCAGCCATCTCCTCTCAGAGATGGATCAGATGGCAACCCATGTGGGGATCATCAGCAAAGGCTCCCTGGTCTTTCAGGATAAACTGGCGAATCTCCATGAACACAGTAAAGCCCGCATGAAGCTGCGCACCACAGATGACCGGCAGTCCTTCCTATTCTTAAAACATTCGGGGCTTCCGGTAATGATGGAAAAAGAAAATCTGTTTCTGTCATCCGATAGGGATGAAGACATTCTCCGTGCCGGAAGTATCCTGGTAGAAAACAAGCTGGGGATTCTTCGTCTGGAAGAACAGCAGAAAAGCCTGGAGGATATTTTCCTCAATCTTACGGGAAGGAGCATAAGCCTATGA
- a CDS encoding ABC transporter permease, with protein sequence MKKIRNGISSSLAAEQQKQRRRRIWLVPLGFLVILFLWVSVNRRSFTAEDLAMGYSYILYQLPLLNVVLLPVMTAVIASRLCDMEIKGNTLKLLYTLQKRSSFYDWKFIHELKYLLAFTIGEGIMIPLMGAFCHFTQKLPLPLVFLHVGTTTLVSLVLLTLQHFLSLMSSNQILPLLVGLIGSFLGLFSMFFPPAAARFVLWGYFSAFTPFGMDYDSRTRVMSFYKIPFPVETFVLFILFGLFFFVICRTVFLKKEV encoded by the coding sequence ATGAAAAAGATCAGAAATGGCATCAGTAGTTCTCTTGCTGCCGAACAACAAAAACAGCGCCGCCGTAGAATCTGGCTGGTCCCCCTGGGTTTTCTGGTCATCCTGTTTTTATGGGTATCTGTGAATCGGCGTTCCTTTACCGCAGAGGACCTGGCTATGGGATATTCCTATATTCTGTATCAGCTTCCGCTGCTGAATGTGGTACTGTTACCAGTTATGACAGCCGTTATTGCCAGCCGTCTGTGTGATATGGAAATCAAGGGAAACACGCTGAAGCTGCTTTATACTCTTCAGAAACGGAGCAGCTTTTACGATTGGAAATTCATCCACGAACTAAAATATCTGCTGGCATTTACCATCGGTGAGGGAATCATGATCCCCTTAATGGGCGCTTTCTGCCATTTTACCCAGAAACTGCCTCTGCCGCTGGTATTTCTGCATGTAGGAACCACCACACTGGTTAGTCTCGTACTTCTGACGCTTCAGCATTTTCTGTCCCTGATGTCCTCCAACCAGATTTTACCGTTGCTGGTCGGTCTTATAGGGTCGTTTCTGGGGCTGTTCTCCATGTTTTTCCCGCCGGCAGCGGCGCGTTTTGTACTCTGGGGATATTTTTCAGCGTTTACCCCGTTCGGCATGGATTATGACAGCCGGACTCGCGTAATGTCATTTTATAAAATTCCTTTCCCTGTGGAAACCTTTGTGCTGTTTATACTGTTCGGCCTGTTTTTTTTCGTGATCTGCCGGACTGTCTTCCTAAAAAAGGAGGTGTAA
- a CDS encoding ABC transporter permease → MIRLCIKAENKKLRHSVIWAACILIPIIPAIMGTFNYEQNLGILTGKWYSLWSQLSLFYSCFFYAPLIALYCSYLWRLEHLNHNWNVLMTAPVSIPGIFFSKLAVILKVTVITQVWLAALFLICGKLIGLPGWVPSQILIWILRGTLAAMAIGTLQLLLSMCIRSFSVPIGIALGGGVAGLIISNKGLGLYWPYALMLMGMNSNKNEDTLAGQSLFFFLSVLLFFLAFSGISIFLLKKRDVKA, encoded by the coding sequence ATGATTCGTCTGTGTATCAAAGCTGAAAATAAAAAGCTGCGCCATTCTGTTATCTGGGCAGCCTGTATTCTGATTCCCATTATTCCGGCTATAATGGGAACCTTCAATTATGAGCAGAACCTGGGTATCCTCACAGGAAAATGGTATTCCCTATGGTCCCAACTGTCTCTGTTTTATTCGTGCTTCTTCTATGCGCCTCTGATCGCCCTGTACTGTTCCTATCTCTGGCGTCTGGAGCATCTGAATCACAACTGGAATGTACTTATGACTGCGCCGGTTTCCATTCCCGGTATCTTTTTTTCCAAACTGGCAGTCATCCTTAAAGTGACTGTCATCACCCAGGTATGGCTTGCTGCGCTCTTTCTCATCTGCGGAAAGCTTATCGGGCTTCCCGGATGGGTTCCTTCCCAAATCCTCATCTGGATCCTGCGGGGAACCCTGGCAGCTATGGCTATCGGCACTCTGCAGCTATTGTTATCCATGTGTATCCGAAGCTTTTCCGTACCTATCGGAATTGCTCTGGGAGGCGGTGTGGCCGGTCTTATCATCAGCAACAAAGGCCTTGGACTGTACTGGCCTTACGCCCTGATGCTCATGGGTATGAACTCCAATAAAAATGAGGATACCCTGGCAGGACAGTCTCTGTTCTTTTTTCTGAGTGTCCTTCTCTTTTTTCTGGCGTTCTCCGGCATCAGCATTTTCTTATTGAAAAAGAGAGATGTAAAAGCATAA